The DNA window TCGACCACCGGAACCCGCGGCAACTGCTGTCGCAACACGTCACACTTGTGTGGATCACGTTCCAGCACAGCAACATTCGCGCCTTCGGCGCCGAAGGACGCCACCACGGCCCGGCCGATCCCGGAACCCGCGCCCACGACCAGCGCGCGTTTGCCCTCCAGCCAGCCGGTCATCGCGGAGGTTCGCCTTCTTCGGGGAGCAGCGGCTCGTGGGAATTGCCGACCATGGCAGCCAGCGTACGGGGGTTCTGCCACGTCAATGCCTCGACCTCGAGCGCGTCCAGGGTGATCCACCGCCCGGATTTGGGTGCGCTGATCAACAGCCGTGACCCGTTTCGGGTGTCGACCCGGCGCACCAAAACTTCGGTGAATTCGTTTGCGAGGCAGATCGCTTCGCCGACCGCGCCGTCCAGCAGCCGCTGCAGGTCATCGTCCATGGCCGGCACCGTTCATAGAAACACCGCGAGGTTCTGCATCCTCAGCACCGATTCGTCGGCGATGATGGTGCGGCGGGCAAGCTTCCACCGATCGCCGCACCGGCGCAACACGTCCTCGCGCCCGCACGACATCAGGGCGCTGTCGTTGACGTCGCCCCGGCTGCGGAACAGCAGTTCGGCCGATTCGACCAGCAGGTGGGCCTCGTCGTCGCCGGTGAAGGTGCGCACGTTGGTGACGAAGTGGCGCAGCCGCGACGGCGGATCCTCGGCCCACGCGTGCTCGGTGCCCAGCCGCGCGACCCGCTGGCTCAGCGAGTATTTGTCCTCGTCGAAATGGTGCATGCCGGGCCCCCTTTCCGCCGACGCGCCGAACCCGGCGCCCCGCGCGGTCGTGACGCGCACCGGCATGGCGTAGCGGACGTCGGCGGTCAGCGTGTCCAACCACACCGCATAGTCCTGGGCGTCGAGCAGGTACGCCTCGTCAACCAGGAACTGATGCGCCTCAAGGTGGCGAATGTCGTTAAACGGCAACGGCTTTCTCATGCGGGCATCCGCTGCAGGTAGTCGGCCCACATGTTCAGCAACGCACGCTGATTGTGCTCGTTGTAGCCGACCTGCGCGCGCCCGGGACCGTGGAAGGCGTTGGGCGACAACGCCTCGATGACGGGACGGTCGTCGGCGAACAGGCCCATCCTGCTGTTCAGCAGCAACCGTCGCGCCATGGAACCGCCCGCGGTGGTCGTCAGCGACACCCAGTTCTCCACGTCGTCTTGTTCGAACATGCCG is part of the Mycobacterium mantenii genome and encodes:
- a CDS encoding dihydrodiol dehydrogenase, giving the protein MDDDLQRLLDGAVGEAICLANEFTEVLVRRVDTRNGSRLLISAPKSGRWITLDALEVEALTWQNPRTLAAMVGNSHEPLLPEEGEPPR
- a CDS encoding 3-phenylpropionate/cinnamic acid dioxygenase subunit beta; translated protein: MRKPLPFNDIRHLEAHQFLVDEAYLLDAQDYAVWLDTLTADVRYAMPVRVTTARGAGFGASAERGPGMHHFDEDKYSLSQRVARLGTEHAWAEDPPSRLRHFVTNVRTFTGDDEAHLLVESAELLFRSRGDVNDSALMSCGREDVLRRCGDRWKLARRTIIADESVLRMQNLAVFL